taaaaataatttatattctaaattgTTCTTAATATATTTCCTTTTCTAAATAGTTTTTACCATTAAAGTTATtcttacatatatttttttaaacatgtACCCGATAACTATtagttattttattatattcatgttgtacatatttttcaaaaaaaaaaaaaaaaaaaaatcaggtattatatataagcacacaaaatatacatttttttaacatattataatataaacaaatttatgtctttattattttgaatataCTTGTATATAGACCTAGAtcaaatttttatcaaaatatttacttttgaaaaaatgttcatgcaaattatgcatatatactACCATcggaaatatattaatattagcTATCACAccttattcaaaaaaaaaaaaaaaattataatgttaTACTTAATTATGAAccatatatactttttttgtttttaatttgGCTGTGGGGAAATAATGTAAGTTTCCcaccataaaaaaaaatatatatatagattcTAATTGGgtaatagaaaataaaataaaaaaagacggtttaaaaatgttattatatatatcacatTATTGTGCATTATGCACATGTTGGCTTATGGAGAATGCggagaagaaaatgaatataggataatagtatatattattgttatattttttctttcttttttttcaaataaaaataataaaattatagaaatatttttacctTTTTTAAGCACCCTATATTTTAAAAGTGCATTATAATGACTTGTTTGTATAgttgatatttattttaaacatttcgtttaataaaattcaaaaaaaaattatatgtttgttttaaaaatgtatttctTTCTTATATTAGAatcaaattaatattatctatcttttacaattttttttttttttttttttaatttatatggataattttaataatcatcttattatataaatatgttcagattgttataaatattattttatttgacaagtatataaaaaatatataaattatattatgtgtgtttttttgtttttttgtttttttgtttttttgtttttttgtttattcgatttatttgatttatttatatatcccATAAcctattttaataataatttttttacatttgaAAATgggaaatttattttatatgatacAATTGAAAGGGAaagttcaaaaaaaaaaaatatataaaatagtacattaataaatttgtatataattttactatttattgtatattaaaaagagatttttaatttttgtaaatatgTTTCTATCATAAGGGCAacgtttttatttttcattgttGTGAAGAAAAAGGGGCAGAAAATGtgataatatagaaaatgtgataatgtagaaaatgtgataatatagaaaatgtgATAACATATGCATGATAATATTGCTATAAACGTGTTCAGGAATATTTAAActggtacatatattatatatcatgttatttgtatataaaatgaGTTATATGATATTGTGAATTTAATTTTCATATACAGTGCTTTGCGAagagtatatatatatatatataaagagaGAGAGCCAGCCCCCCTTTAATTTTAGCCAAgttatattttatctttttgaGGCTATGCCAATAGCTGTGTGAAGATTAAGTGCCAagcttatatatttattatatatataaaaaaaatacgaatatatataactacaAAAAAggcaaatatatatatttaagcCATATATAAATTGCTTTATTCAAgtttatagaaaaaaaccattatgtttataaatatttttttttgggggGAGCCAAGTTTATTCAAAATATGATTATTGAAAAAAGTTTTGTTATATAcgtataattatatatatatatattatgcaaTATGATGGTATTATATAAGCTTGTACTATTTTAATAcgtataattatatatataataaaattaaaagaggataaaatatttgcgatttaaaattgttaaaaaatacatgcataaaaaaagcacaaaaacatttatatataataaatttgacAGTTAAAAATtgctttaatatatattaaatgcaTTTATTTGCTATACTATATATAGCGGTATAATAAATACTTTATTTGCCtgcattttttaagtataaaattttatatataatatatatatatataatatatacagtAGTACGccctataaaaaatattgcttGTGCATATAAAAGCGcgtaaaaatatgtacagtatatattatatacataataccATATTGTATGTACATAATATTATGAGTTAACcgtattataataaaattttaaggCATAATTAAATGGGTTATAAAAAgggtatattattttaagtGTATATACAATTTAGGCATATAGCccttttatataaaaaaatatccatattattttttttttttttttttttttttttttttacagccatactatattattatttgtatgcataaataatatatatataatatatatataatatatatataaatatgtatatatatatatataatatatagtatataactattgtatatacaatatatagcatataataatgttataataaatatattatatatataatattatatatattatatattatgcaattaatattattattatacgcATTTTGAATAGTTAAAAATATGcagttaattttttatatttatatttatatactataataattattattatattaaataatatatacaaatgcTTAGTATAAAATAAGcgcaaaaataatataaaaatattgttatatacaaaattaatatatataataatagtcagaatatgtaatatatataattaaattataagttaaaatttttgttttatatatatttatttttgaaataactaaaaaaaatatattataatattactctataattaatattattatataatatacaactTAATCTTTTTAATCTTCAATTTGGatactttattatttaaaataaaaaaacaaaaaggtaaatatgaaaaacaaAGCTTGTTATATTACATGTTATGATCTTctacattaatatatgaccgaccatatttatttaacattttattattatatatacaacacTTTATGTACTTATAAAACCACATTGCGTTTGCATATGTATACACTCTTTTATTGCTTATCGGCTTTATGTAGAAGATTATATAATGCGACCACATAtgttcatttattatatacatgttTTGTAGAGTGAATAATTTATATCTAcccacatatatatatatatatatatctaatacatatttttaattattttgccatgctattttatttattgaattaacacatgtacatatattatatcctATCAAGTGTGTTGTATATGTCTTCTTACATATTCTATGAGTTTGTTTCAAAACAGTTAGTCTTGTTCTAAAGTTGATATATTTCTGTGATAAATAAGGCTCGTTTCGCTTCATTCGCAGTGTCATAATACATATTACACGACTTCGTTTTAATTTTCATATCACGACTTCGTTTTAATTTTCATTGCACGATTTCATTTCGACACTTTCACGATTATCAGGATAGACAAAATGGCAACTAAAACACAAAAGAAGGTTATAAAAAagcaaaacaaaaaaaagaaaaaagaccCATTAGCTCCAAAGAGAGCATTGTCTGCTTATATGTTTTATGTAAAAGACAAAAGATTGGAAATAATTCAAGAAAGACCAGAACTAGCTAAAGAAGTTGCACAAGTTGGAAAATTAATCGGAGAGGCATGGGGACAATTAACCCCAGCTCAAAAAGCCccatatgaaaaaaaagctGAATTAGATAAAGTTCGTTATTCCAAAGAAATAGAAGAATATAGAAAAACCAAAGAATAATTTGTATAACTTTTATTACAATCATCATTTGCctatatatgtttaaatataatttagagattattatgttttttctttttttttttttttttacaaaaattatatatagattTAAATTACataagaatatatataaagtcTTTTGTATGtgatttttgtttttttattattataattcaagaataaaaaatatgatcatataaaattaaaagttTATTATGTCTCCATATGCACaacacatgtatatatactcGTATAAATATGCGTAATGTACTTGTTTGGATGggtatatatgtatagatGCACACATACTTTATgctttcattatattttagaTGTTATTTAActattgttttatattattgttattgtttacttttcgttttttattactaaatTGTGCATATGCTCTCAaagtttttttcatttcagtttttgtttttttttaatttgcataaacattaaaaaaacaaacaaaaaaacgaaaaaagaaagaactaagctatttaaaaaacaaattttttaagtatatattATGGAGTCTCGAAAAGGTGCTAGGAATGTATGAAATGTGTATACACATGACTGATATATGCATGACTGATATATGcatgatttatatatacatggtTGATATATACATGGTTGATATATACATGGTTGATATATACATGGTTGATATATAGCTGTATAAGACCTCTCTTTTGGTTtgctttatttaaaaaaatgccACTGCAATACTTCGTAATAAAGCATATCGAAACAATGGAAAAGAATTGACTATTGtatgtttttaatttttttgaacattgtttaaaatatataaaaaaaattataaatagttatattcaaatatttaGCATAATGTTTTTCTGAAAATGCTTCAATGGGATAAGTGTACTGTTATTATATGTGTCTGCTttctttccatttttttttttttttaagattgTTGTTTTTTCAAAAGCATCATAATGGGCTTTGGTTTGTTATTTGTTAGGGAAAAGACCTCCttgttttatcaaaaaatagcAGAAAAATATCAGAAAAATAGCAGAAAAATAGCAGAAAAATAGCAGAAAAATATCAGAAAAATAGCAGAAAAATAGCAGAAAAATAGCAGagaaaaatatcaaaaaattgtCAAAAAAACATGTCTGCCAATATTACAGTTGTATGCCCCaaaatatgatttattaatttgattGTCTCCTTTACAATTTGTGcctaaatatttaaaataactGTGTTCACCATTATGTCAATTTTTTTGCATTTATTTCTTATCAATAGAAAActaaaaaagagaaaaaaaaggtaacatataaaatatgtgtaaatatttatgtacaTGTCTCACACTATGGCTAGTTGTGTATACACACATATGAAAAactttgatatattttatattgttaaatTAAAACTTACAATATCATTGAAACGATAATAAGCATATATTGCTCCaggttttaaaaataattcataacCAGAATATGTGGCTTCTATTCCCATAAAAAAAAGGAGAGCCCTTCGAATTATTGGCAAGCAAACAGTCCCACATCCATATGacatttttaaatagtatatttaaaaaaaaaaaaaaaaatgaatttaagatatatatatatatagatagaTAAATTTAGgtgttatttaaaatatataataaaaggaataaatatattttttattagatTAAGCGGAAAAatgtttattaaaaatatatctgtaaaaaaaaaaaataatatattattattattgctgtgaagaaaattatatttaattttaaaccAAGTTATACTAATTAAATagtttgaaaatattaatctTTCGAAACATTTTCATTTCTGATATTCGTAAttttacttatttatttaattgcatatttttgtgtactattcatttatatttaaatattgatgtgttatattattttttttttcaggaAAATTTATCAACATTACATGCACATGTACATACTTTTTATTTCCcctatttttttactttttatttcttatatctttatttaagttaaaaaaaaagtaaaaaaaatagggGAAATAATCACATCATATCATATCACATAATTAGTACTTTTTACAGAATAGtgataattaaaaattgttcAAATTGTGAATTCCTTTGAAATAGTAACAAAtcgtttttttgtttttttttgcttttttttgcctttttttcttttttctttttttttcttttttctttttttttttcttttttttttcgtattgGGAAATGGTAAAATTCGTTAGCAAAGGACACAATAGGTTATAAGTTATTAAAAAGGAAAGATTTAAAATTAGAATAAGAtattagtaaaaaatattattgacAATTTTAGGTATagacatataaaaaaaaaataactgtatagttttattttatattcacatatacaaaatataattaagttagataatttgttcatattttttgataGTTGCTAAATTATGTGTATgaaatgacaaaaaaaataaaatgtaaataatttttatttctgcCTAAAAGTGCATACACAAAAGTTGTGTATGTTCCACATTTTTCTtattcattttaaaaaaaacaaaaaaaatgaaaaaaaaatatacataacaATTTGGtcaataaaaattaaatattattatttgatataaagaaagtatatatatgtgcatattattatttttctttttttttttaaataaccaaattaacatttatttatttaaacgTTACAacattatatgcatatattccTAAAGGTTTTGTATATTTGTTTTGCTAACTatttgaaataaaattaacatatatataacaaataCATAGGataggaaatatatttttacaacgttatataattcaaaaaaaaatgttaaactAATTTTAGCCTTAATAAAGTGGTGATAAAAccaataataatttattattgttaaaaataaaaaagttgtctttttttttagacGATTTATAGAAAGCCATTTGCATTTATTTGTGTGtgtatatttgtttttttttttattttatttttaatattttagaTTTGTGCGATTTTATTTAAACATCtttgttttgttttgttgctttagttttatttttatttttttatttttattttttatttttatttttttaatacaaaataatgaaattgaGTATACTATTTTATGTGGTGGCATCTTGGTATGCCTCGGAAATTCAgggtaataaaaatgatgaaaaaaaaaaaaaaaaaaaaaaaaaggaaaaaaatgaaagagaacaaaacaaaaataagTTTTATGATagagaaaaaaacaaaaataagtCTTATGATAgagaataaatatatttacattatcGTCTTGAAATATTTCATCTATTAATTTGAATAAGTGAAAATGTGTCTACTTGTAAAAGCATggatatatacataaatcgatttattttgttttattttattttaggAAAATTACACGATGTTTTTGTGCCAAAAAACATTTCACTATTTAAGAACAATCACCGAAATGATTCCAAATTGGAGCACAGCAATAAAAACAGTAACGCAACATGGACATAATTTTATGCTTTATTTCAACACTTATTTTGTTTCAACACTTATTTTGTTTCAACACTTATTTTGTTTCAACActtattttgttttgttttattttattttgttttattttgttttgttcCAACCAGCCtttgataattttgaaaaaaaattgctaAACGACTCAAATTCAATCAATGTAATGTTTGACCCAAGAATGAAAAAAGTTGTTCCCTCCAAAATGAGAAAGCAACATATTGTAGGTTAGTTTGaagaaacaaaataaaacatggCAACACGATTAGACGCATCgtatcatcattatcacCATTATCATCgtcatttttattgttatttttttattttttatttttttttttttcgcttACAGGAGGGTTTACTCAAAATTCTGTAGATCAAGCAGGTATGGTCTAACAAACTTGaatagaaaagaaaaaatttgaatatattaccatatatatgtacattttttttgctaatttgttattttttttcatttattttttttacacaatTATCCAAAACTGTTCTTTGTTACTATGGATAGATGTTGAAAAGGGGAAATATGAAACaggtaaaaataaacaaaccACTATTATTGCCAATGCTTTTACTACTATTCTTATTTACTATTTGAACCGTTTCGTCATGCTTCAATCTTGTTcgctttgtttttttttttatagcacTAAGGTTTGttgaaaatatgaataaacaAATGGTAGTTTTAGCAAAAGAAATGAATTATGCattgaaaaatgaaaagcATACTACATTGGAAGGATATAACCGATTGACATCTATAATGAAAGAATCTCTTGCAACTATGTATTCTATAGATTCTATAAAAAATGCTAATATCGTAAACTTTTCaagtaattaaaaaatatgtacagatcataatttttttaatatttttctgTACACACTTCTTAACACATCATATATTGttcatttataattattacagAATATAACACTGATTGGTATGCTAAAGCCACTATGAAAGATAAATATGATGCTGCTAAACGTaaggaaaaggaaaaaaaaacaaaaaaaaacgaaaaataataaaaaataataaaaaataataaaatataataaaatataatataattatatagtgCATACTGGAATAATATGCATTATATACACAACatgataaataatttatttttctacCTTAGATATACAAAACACCattgataaattatttaaaccttccaataaaaaaaaaagcgttaaggaaaaaaaaataggtaagttgaaatttatttatttttttttaccttGCCTGTTCAggtaatttttaaaatatattgtctTTTTCGTTTATACATatcgttatttttttattttttttttttaatagatgaaaatattaaacaaCTCGAAACAGATTTATTACTCCAACGTTTTGTTATGGACAATTCCAATGGTATTATTAGATTAGATATttgaaaaaaggaaaaaaaaaattgcattTATTTCAATGATCATTATTAACATGATTATAAATGTGTGCAAAGATCTggtgaaaatataatatgattcataatttttttttttagtatcaatgttgctaaaaaaatatgaagatAGTGGGGATGATAAGTACATGGCACCTTCGTATACAGATGTATGCAACCAATTAGGTTAGATGGCATAAGCATAAGCATAAACATAAAgataaacatataaataatgcgTTGTTCGTTTCTTAACACAATCAGCATTTTATTTCTAGATATCAGGggataaattaattttattatttttttaaaacttttTTAGGACATCCAATTTTAAGTTATGTATTTGAAAGTACATATAAACATTCTGTAAATAATAAACTTGactcatttaaaaaatatcttCCAAAATTAACAACAAAATTAACTAAAATGGTTGAAAATGGTAATACTCGATTTTATCCTGCCCCTTTCTGATTCGTTTGCCTTGTCTTTGCACTAATTTTGTTTgcactaattttttttttctaattttgtCAGGACATATAATATTGGTAGATCGAAGGTTTGAACAGTCGTTGGACGCATTTAAGAATAAAGTTTCTAATCTTATgaataaaagtaaaaaaaaaagaaaaaaaaagaaaaaaaaaaaaaagaaatattaacaaatagATGAACAAATAGATGAACAAATAGATGAACAAATAGATGAGCATTATAAAACATTTCAATTTTGTTTcaaacataaataaatatatatcattctCAATAAtgtgatatatttaatatttttttctttttccagAAGTGGGGTTTATAGATATGTGttcaaaaaaatgttttgATGATACTGTAGAAATAAACTATAAATTAGATAAATATGATATCAAACTTAGTCCTCAAGATACTAATCAAAGAAGAGGAGATTGTAATATATGATTGCATTCACACGTGTATTCACACGCGTATTCACACGCGTATTCAATATTTGTGATTTCGCCATTTCTCTAATTTCGCTAATTTCTCTAATTTTCCCTTTTTCTCCAACTTTTCAGTAACAAGAATGGTGCTTTACTATTACAAAGAGATAATAAATCACATCGAAGCAAATGCAGATATCGTTTTAATTATGCTCCTTCATTTAAGCTCATCTGCAAAAACAATTGAGTCAGGACGTTTAGATATAGATATAGCCCAAACAACAGATAAACATAATTTGATCCACTTAGCtattgaaaatgataaagtaATTAATACTTATAAAATAGTACAATATGTGTATAGTTTTATTCgttttatttattcgttttatttattcgttttatttattcgttttatttattcatctTCTTTcttctttcttttttatttattttgttttttttttgtttagaAATTAAAGCATAGTTTGCTGAAAATTGCACCCTTTAAATTTTTCCGAGACCCACAAGATAAATCTTATTCAGCATCTATATTTGCTATTGATGATATTATGAAAACATGTTCTTTatctaaaaaatttaaaaattatgattctttatatgaaaaaacaaaaggGTTATGGGATGAGATTCAGAATTTGTATTCTGCATCTTATGGATTTGTTCCTTCTAAAAAGATTAAAACACAATCTTTTATTACATCTAAAATTAGAAATGTTGGATTTCTTTTTAGATGgcttaataataatgaatatacatCAAGTGACGTGAACTTTTTAGGCAAAAATTACTCCCCTTTTGTGTCTCTCAGTTTGCAATTAAGTGAGTCCAAACGTGCCGATTCGTTTTGTTCATTTTGCccattttgttatttttttcccattttgttcatttttccccattttttccactttttaGCATTCTTCATAAATACGATGATAGAGCAATACGAGTCTAGCTTTTTAGGAAACTTTTCGGCagcaataaaaaaaatatttacattgGGAAAAAGTGGAGCAAATCCTAAAAACTATGATGATTTAATTAACTTTTCAGAAACAGATTATTTATTAAGAACAAAAAAAGCTGATGCAGTTCAAAGAATAATAAACCAAACAATTAaaattctaaaaaaaaagtttttttCAGGAGAATATACTCCAACATTATTTGCTCAATATgtgtcattatttttatctttatggGTTTTTGAAGGAGAAAAAGATATTTCTATGAACAATCCAAACATTtcaagatttaaaaaaatatttttcctttCATTTTTAGTACACagtaagtttttttttttttttatcactaCACATTTCTTTGTCTTGCCTTGCctcatttttttgatttatttacAATTTTGAATCTGTTTTTGTTTTCATTATCAGATTCTGGAGTCGTTGAAAAGGCAACAGAAATAATATGCAAAAGTTGTCAGaaaaaaaccaaaaaaatagttttaGGATGTATAGATGATTATGGaggaaaaacaaaaagaaaaattttaGGTATTTTTAGCAAAAAATGTAAACCAGCTATTGTTcctattgaaaaaaaaagtgttCGCAAAATTTTGAAGGTTCTTATGACAACATTATCTGACCCACTtgacattttaaaaatagcTGTTGATTTATCTACAAGATGTAAATATTATGATGATTCTTCAagcaagaaaaaaaaacataaagaaaattatgatCTTTTTGTAAAATCAGAATTATCTCTTCGACACACATGTGCTGTTGTTACaagtatgtttttttttttttataaaaatttgtttacatatttttattgtgataaatatatttctaccCCCATTCCTATTATCGCAGAAAAATTAGTACAAAAATCAATAAAACGAGTATCCAGACTTAAAGATTTTAGTGAGGCTCCAAGTATTATTGAGCAAACATTAGATAGTGTgcaatatttaaaaatgagaAATCATAGAGACCCTAATAGCAGTTTTACTGTCCTTTGTCCTTTTATGCAAGGAACTGACAAACATATCAGAGATTTAGAACGTAGTCAAATTATTTCCTATGTTTtgagtaataaaaaaaaaaaaaaaaaaatttctaaatttttataaaaaaaatatacgaaaacaaattcattaatattggaattttttttttaacagaAAATGTgggaatttataatttatttaaggGAAAATTACATAACTTGTTCAGCAAAAGTATTAACATTAAAGAAGGTAATTTCAACATtcttaataaataaaaaataaaaaaataaaaaaatattttagctaaatttgtatattttttcattttgcaacattgtttatttttatgtacaGGAGTGAAATCAGACAGTGTTGTTACTGTAAAAGTTGGAGGTAATAATAGAACAAAATtcaataatacatataagctgctacaaataaaaagaataacaacttgtatatatatatatatatatatatatata
This genomic window from Plasmodium yoelii strain 17X genome assembly, chromosome: 7 contains:
- a CDS encoding rhoptry neck protein 5; its protein translation is MKLSILFYVVASWYASEIQGKLHDVFVPKNISLFKNNHRNDSKLEHSNKNTFDNFEKKLLNDSNSINVMFDPRMKKVVPSKMRKQHIVGGFTQNSVDQADVEKGKYETALRFVENMNKQMVVLAKEMNYALKNEKHTTLEGYNRLTSIMKESLATMYSIDSIKNANIVNFSKYNTDWYAKATMKDKYDAAKHIQNTIDKLFKPSNKKKSVKEKKIDENIKQLETDLLLQRFVMDNSNVSMLLKKYEDSGDDKYMAPSYTDVCNQLGHPILSYVFESTYKHSVNNKLDSFKKYLPKLTTKLTKMVENGHIILVDRRFEQSLDAFKNKVSNLMNKKVGFIDMCSKKCFDDTVEINYKLDKYDIKLSPQDTNQRRGDLTRMVLYYYKEIINHIEANADIVLIMLLHLSSSAKTIESGRLDIDIAQTTDKHNLIHLAIENDKKLKHSLLKIAPFKFFRDPQDKSYSASIFAIDDIMKTCSLSKKFKNYDSLYEKTKGLWDEIQNLYSASYGFVPSKKIKTQSFITSKIRNVGFLFRWLNNNEYTSSDVNFLGKNYSPFVSLSLQLTFFINTMIEQYESSFLGNFSAAIKKIFTLGKSGANPKNYDDLINFSETDYLLRTKKADAVQRIINQTIKILKKKFFSGEYTPTLFAQYVSLFLSLWVFEGEKDISMNNPNISRFKKIFFLSFLVHNSGVVEKATEIICKSCQKKTKKIVLGCIDDYGGKTKRKILGIFSKKCKPAIVPIEKKSVRKILKVLMTTLSDPLDILKIAVDLSTRCKYYDDSSSKKKKHKENYDLFVKSELSLRHTCAVVTKKLVQKSIKRVSRLKDFSEAPSIIEQTLDSVQYLKMRNHRDPNSSFTVLCPFMQGTDKHIRDLERSQIISYVLKNVGIYNLFKGKLHNLFSKSINIKEGVKSDSVVTVKVGGRKFNGNLFVGGYNLNVNDIDQNTLHIGLSKSRKVYNGTKFVDELDILKEEGIKDIIVKGIDEDNERLYVLSTGERVSEFDYAKENPNANIIIFDGNNYISSYALREIGLENERIVWAGNTVGWTAEFALGNISDRPIPIFDGSAWILLDKLSIKNILGNFLPKNVNGNLLAKDINFIILNKDGKAILKNTMPIVNLKNATFTLNGILNFVIKAEKGNDNEIIVHTRIP
- a CDS encoding high mobility group protein B2, which produces MATKTQKKVIKKQNKKKKKDPLAPKRALSAYMFYVKDKRLEIIQERPELAKEVAQVGKLIGEAWGQLTPAQKAPYEKKAELDKVRYSKEIEEYRKTKE